GAAAACTGATCATCACCATCGCCTCCATAAAAAGTTGACCAAACCAATTGGCGTTGATCATTGAATTTCGCTAAAAAACCATCTGCAACACTGGTAGATGCAGTTGCCCCCAATACAGACTGGAAGTATGCGCCTCCCTGTGGATCAGCCAAAGGGAAACTGCCATTAGAATTGGCACTAACAGGCGAAGTATATGAACCTGTGGTTTGAGAAGTACTGGTTTTTCCGGCCAAATAAATATCATTTTCTTGGGTGGCACTATTGTACTTGTAGGCTATGGAATAGGCTCTATCATTTTGATCTCCCCCTAAAAATGTACTCCATTCTAATTGGATTTGTTGTAATGGTTTGGCACTAAACTGCGCCACAAAAGCTTCTTTTCCTCCTTGATTTGAGTTTTGATAAAAACTATTTCCCAAACTGTTGCACATCGGCATTCCGGCAGAACCTGAACAATTTCCAGTATTAGTAGATGAAGTAACTCCACAGATATAGAGTTCTTCAACGGAAGCTTTCATATCCATAATAAACTCTGATCCATTTCCGCCAAAATAAGAGACCCAAAGTTTTAATCCTAAACTAGCTTCAAACTTCATCAAAAGGCCATCTAATCCTTGTTGCTTGGTTTGGTTAAATGTAGAAGTACTTTGTCCATTCTCTAAATTATCGCTAAGCGTATATCCTCCTATGTAAATATTCCCTTCTGCATCCGGTACAACCTGATACGCTATGGCCATTCCATTATCGTCTTCCGTACCACCGATATAAGTGGCATACTCTCTCTCTTCATACGGATAGAATTTAGAAATCATAATATTGAATGATAGATTATTGGGGTAAGTTACACCATCAAGAGCCGGAAAAGAAGCGCCACTCCCTTTCACATTGCTCAGGGTATAAAAGTTACCAACCTGATCAATATCAAAGTCTTTGTTTTCATCAATCCCTTCGCCCCCATAATACGTTCCCCAATGTGCAGGCGTACTTGATCCTGATAATCCGGATGGAGACGCCAAATCAGGACCACCCATTTCAATGATTAAAGGCAAATCCGCATTATATGATCCAGTCGTAATAGAGACAATTCCATTTCCGTCATGTACCCATAGAGGTGTCCAATTCACTAAAAACGGTTGTCCGTTACTGACTTGATAGGCATAGGCTTGTTTGAATTTGAGTTCCCAGGAACTCAATAAGAATTCAATGTCTCCATTCGGATGTTCCGTGATGTTGTCTTGTCCTGTGAATTTCAAAAGGATATCGTCAGGGTCTGCGCTAGGCTGTACGATGAAACGTGCTTTTAGACCGGATATATTACTGGTAAACTCCACATCAATATCAGGGTAGGCATCTTCGTATACCAACCGTTCATAACCATGAACTTGCTCTATCCCTTCAGAACAATGGGGCAAATAGTAGTTTAAATGTTCTTCTTTTTGATTTTTAGGTACAGGATTATCTACAGCTTCATTCACATTTATACTTGGAGTTCCCTGATAAAATTCCATATCAATCCGTAGACTGGTATCGGGGTTGATCGAATCCAATCGCAATGTGGTAAAGCTGACTTTGTTATTATGAAAATAGTAGGATGGGGAAGTCATTTCGGTATAAAACAAAACTTCGGGGTGTAAATTTCCATCGTCATCGGCAATCTGTCCTTGATTGGGATAATAAAAGTGGGACGGATTTACCGGATCGTTACTTAAAAAAGGTATTTCAGTTTCTTGTGCTTGAATATTTGCACTAAAGAGAGCTACAAGGCTAAATGTAATGGCTCTCGAAAAATAAGAGTTCATGTTCTAAATAGTTAATGAATAAAATTTGTGTGATGGTAGGTGCTTTAGCTTTATTTGATTCAAGCTAAGTGAATCCTGAAAGGGATAATATTCTCTTTTGAGTGGTGTTTTTCGAAAACATTATTTTAAATTAAAAATTTCCTTTAAAACAAATAAGGAAACATACATTTCACAACAATCACAAATCTATAACTTAAATATTTAATTTTATATCCGCATAAACACGTATTTTATCAATGTGGTAAACACGTACATAAAACTCGTTAGACATTGATATTAAAGCAAAAAAGCCTTGATGTAAAATACACCAAGGCTTTTCATAAAGTGATTTTTAATCCAAATTCGTTTTAATAAAATATCAAAACATCATACGATAGATTTTTACGATTCTTAGTACATTAACAAAATTCTAAGAAAAGGTTATTTAACCTCAAATTGAATCGTTTGGATTTGATCTTTCATTACCAATTGTAAAACATATACTCCTGTATTAAGTTCTTCGATATTCAAGCTTCTTTCATTTGCGGTATAACGTTTTACTTCTCTTCCATTTAAGTCCCAAATACTGATTTGATCTATCAGGATATTCTGATCAAAATCCAGATTTAAATATTGAGATGTCGGATTGGGATACACCTGAACCTGATTCAAAGTATTTTCGATTTCTACTCCACCCACAGTACTGGATACGCTTATATTGTCGATCGATACATCCAACCAATTTGACGTGGTTTGATACCTGATTCCAAGGTAAAAACTATTCGAAGCATTTACCGATACCGGAATATTGTAAAATGTTCGCCAGGTATTATCATTCGCATAGGTAGAATCAGTGAATAACTTCAACAAAGTCATAGATGTTGCCTGCTCCGGGTCGTTACTTCCTTCAAGGACATATAACGCAATAGTATCTTCTCCCATCGGCATTCCAAATCCACCTGCTTTAAACATAATGGAATCAATAATAGCTCCGGAAGTATAACTCAATTCGGGAGAAACCATCCAGTCATTGGTGAGTTGTGAGCCTCCAACCGGATAACTATGGTTTAATTGATTCGAACCAAAGTTCCATTTATACAGAGGGTCTTTAGCCGGCCCTACTCTGAACTCAGTCCATTCAGACTGCTCCTGCACGGTTTCAAACCCCGTTGCATATGGTAATGTTTTTTGCGCATTTCCAAGAAGTGGTAGTAATAACGCTAAGGCGAAATAGTATAGTTTTTTCATTTTGGTTGATTTATATGGTTTATCAATAAGACTGATAATCAAGTTAAATGGTTGGTTCGGTTTGAATACTTCTTGCCAACTTTAAATTATTTATCCACGTATAACAGATATAGTCTTACCTTTCCGCTGGAATGAACTTTATTTATTTCAATTGTTGGCATTTAACTTGTGACCATATTAGATAGATTTTCCAGGAAGACCTATTGTTATTTCTTACCTCAATGAAACTTTACATCATATCAGTTTTATATGCTCTATTGATCTGCTTCAAAATGTCAGCACAAATTCTTCCGGTTAAACATTTCGGACAAGAGGATGGATTGTCCGATGAAAAGTGTTATGATATTCTACAGGATTCAAATGGTTTTATTTGGTTAGCTACAAATTCCGGTATTATTAAATATGATGGTATAGAATTTAAAAATTTCCCATTTCCTCAAGATACCGAGGAAGATGCTTATAGAATTGTTCCATATAAAGATTATTTTATCATCACTTCTGCAGACCATGGTTTCTATCTACTCAAAAACGATTCTCTGTTTCAACCTGAATACTTCACGCAACTACATAAGTCTAAATCAAAGCATCGATTTACAAAACGGGAATTTACACAGGATACTTATCAAAATTTATGGTTAACCTATCATGCCCAGGATACTTCTATCTTCAAATTCACTCAAATCACTTCAAATAATCAAATCCAACAGATTTACATACCCGCAGACCAAAACGAAATAGGATACGCCAAAGTATTTGTCAATGAAAACATCCAGTTCTCGTCTTGTCAACCTCAAAATAAAGATGGCCATAACTTTACCCTAATAATAGAAGATCAACGCACGGATACTACATTTTATGTAGATCTTCCAAATCCACAGGTGATCTATGATGTAAAATGCAACTCCAAAAATCTATTTGCGATTTCACAGGTAAGAAAACTCATTTTCACCAATGGTTTGACCACTAAAGTCATTGACACTAAAGAATTCATCCAAGTAGATGGTCTTTATTTTGAAAACGATTCCACCATTTGGTGCGCGTTTAGAAATGCCCCCACATTAAGGTTTATCATTAATAATCTTAAAACACTGGATTATAGCATCACAGAATATCCGGAACTCATTAACATAACCAACTATTACCTTTCAAAAAATCAGTTATGGTTGACTTCAGGTACACTGGGTTTTTATCAAATAGCGTCAAACAATATTCAACAAATCCGTACCAATACATTAGTTACAGACTTTACTTTTTTTCAAGATCAACTTATTTATGGAGATCAACATCGGATATTTAAGCATCATACCACGACTCCTCCTGATACAATACTAAAGGTATCATCTACAATCAAAAAGCTGTACTCTACCTCCCAAAATATAATCCTTAGTACGAATTCCAGTAAAATTAAAATTAATCATCCCTTTATTTATCATATCCTTTTTCAAGGAAACAGAGAACACTTTATAAACTATGACAGTACACTAGTCTTTTCTAAAAGAACCGCATCCAGATATCATAAAACCAAAGACAATATTCTCAAAACCACGTCTTTTGGAGATTATGACCAATTCGTCCAAATCAATCGAAACTTGTTTTATGCACTAAAAGGAAATGAATTACTCCAAATATTTGCTTCCAATGATTCCATAAATAATATGGATATACTGGCACAAGATGTATACAAAATTTATACGGCACAAAACGGAAGAGTTTTTTACACCACCTTAAATGGTGATTTATATGAGATTTTTGAAGATCAAACTTTAACACTGATCATAGAACAACATCCTTTGTTTAAAGGACAAATCAAGCAGGTTGTTCCATATAAAGACTTCCTCTTCTTTTTACTTGGTAATGGTATGATTCGATATGACCAGAAAAATCAACGACATCCACTCCAATATTATTTTGGATCTTCAAAATTATATAAGGGTCCTTTTCAAAAACTCAAAATCCATAAGGACACCTTGTATTGGCTTGCCGATGGTCAAATTTTCTATTCAAACAACCCTTTTGAAAAATCATCGCTCCCTCAATTTAATACCTATCTCACCGAAAACGGAAGTGAACGTAAAAAGGAAAGCTCAATTGATAAAACATTTTATGAAAATTCGATTCTACTCCATAGCTCATCTTTCAATTATTCTAAAAAACCTTATATCCGACAAATGATGAAGATTGTTTCCGATCGAAACGAAATTGTTTCTCCGGTTTATCAGAATAAAATCTTTCTTCCTGACCTTGATCCCGGAGCTCATACAATATTGACGTATCACCAAAATATCATTACTTCAGAAACTTCCGCACCTTCGAAAATTGTAATCTCCATCGAACGTCCGTTTTGGAAAGAGTGGTGGTTTTGGCTCATCATAGCTTGTGCAACTATAGGCCCATTGGTTGTTTTTATTCGCCATCGTAACATTGCAAAAATTGAAAAACTCACTTTAACACATCAATTAAATCAGTTACATTCTCAAGCAATTTCGTCCCAACTCAACCCTCATTTTATCTTTAATGCACTGGGTAGTATTCAGTTTCTGATCAATGATGAAAAAACGGAAAAGGCAGACGATTACTTAAGCACATTTGCGCAGTTACTCCGATCGGTTTTAGAAAATTCAACGCATGACTGGTATTCCTTTTCTAAAGAACGAAAGGTTCTGGAACTCTATTTGTCTTTGGAAAATCTAAGATTCAAAAAAGACAATAAAATTGAATTCGTATATGGTTCTGGAATCACTGAAGAGCATATAATGATTCCTCCATTACTCCTTCAGGTAATTGTCGAAAACTCGATTATTCATGGACTTCAACCATTGGAACAAGATGGTGTAATTCGAATAGAAATCCATAACTATGATCAGGGTATGATTCAAATATCCGTACTGGATAACGGAATTGGATTTGGAAATACGCCATCCCAGTCGAAAAACAAAAAATCATTAGGATTGGCAATGATTGCCGAACGTCTAGAAGTTATTTCTAAGATGGAAAATACAACTTGTCATATGACTTATGGAATCGTAGATCATCCCAACACGTTTAATTCTTTCGTTAAAATGACGATCCCCAAAAAATTATCACATGAATAAACTTAAAACCATAATTGTAGACGATGAAATAGATGCCATTTCATTGATTCAAAAATATTTTCAGAAGTATTTTAAAGATGATATTGAGGTTATAGCAACTTTTACTCAGTCCACAGAAGCATTCTCATTTATCTCTTCACAAGATCAACTGGATTTAGTGATTTTTGATATTCAAATGCCAGAAATGGATGGTTTAGAACTCATTGAATCTTTTCCTAACCGGAATTTTGAAGCGGTATTCATTACAGCTCATGTTGATTTCAGTTTAGAAGCATTTAAATCTAAAGCATTGGATTACATCTTGAAACCCATCAACCGAAAAGAGTTTATTCAATCGATGCAAACCACCATTGAACGTGTAAGACAAATCAAATCCAAAACAGATTTGGGACCTGATTCTAAAAGGTTTTCGATCGTCCATAAAGGAATTAATACGTATATCAACTACTCCGATTTGGTCTACTTACAAGCGGATGGCAGTTACACCAAAATTCAAACGACCTCGGAAGATTATATAACCTCTAAAAATCTTAAAACTACATTTAGCGACCTTCATTATAAAAACCTACTTAAAGTCAATCGGTCATTTGTGATTAATCTGGACCATGTCGTGGGTTATTCGAAAAGTAATGATGGTCATATTGTATTATCCAATCAGTATGAAGTCGGAATTAGTAGAAAACTAAAAAAAGAAGTATTACAGGTTTTAGATCAACTTTAAATAAAAAAGCCGATGCTTCCCAGCATCGGCTCTTCCCCTATTTATTCACTTCACCTTTATTTCACTACTTTTTCGGAACGCATTCCAGCTAAAGTCTCTACCTGGAAAATGTATACACCCGAAGGCATATGAGCCAAATTCACTTGCTGAGATGTGGAATTCTTATGGGTACTAAATACCAATTTTCCGATCATATCAAAAACTTTGATTGACTGAATATCTTCTTCTGATTTTACATTAAACACACCAGGATCTTCCGATCTCCATACTTTAACATCAATCTCTTCTTTTTGAGTAATTATATCAAAGATCGATGTGGTCGAAGTTGGTTTGGTTTGCATAGCTTTTTTATATGACACACCACTATTTTGATTACAGGCATAACGGTCCCCTAATTCTGCGGAATTGTTAATAGTAATCGGGTATTCATTGAAGTTGTCTGTCACCACACTAAACGGACGTTGAATCACATTAAAAATCAAAGGGTTACTATTAACTGTAAATTCTTCCACACAAGGATGTCCATCTATTTTATTTGGATCGGGAGATGTCAAGATCAAAGACTTACCAAAATCATTACCATTTACTCCCATTAAAATGTTCTCTTGTCCATTTTGTTGGTTTGTTATCATTGCGGAACTTAAAACTCTACTGGTACTATTCTGATTGTCATATATATAGTTTTGAGGGTTTGCAATTCCGGTATTTCCATCAACATTTATCATTATAATCTTATCCGTTCCATTAAAACTAATGGTCGCTGGATACATAATGTTTGGATTACCCGGAATACTTAATAGCTGTCCTGAATGCCCATTTATCACTCCGGTAATATTTGGGGTATAGTAATAAGAACCCGCTGGATTCAGATTTGAATTCAACAATAGCATTCCCGGCCATAACATTCCGGAATTATCAGAAATCGCGTATCCAATTCTGACTTCATTATTAATCATTGTTACCGTAATTTCAGCAGGTACTATTCTCTGTACGGGTCCTTGTTGACCTGTAGGTGTATAATATTTTATCGGTGATGCAGGTAACCCACTCGACAAATTAATTTTACACGTAAAGATGCTTGAACTTGTATTAGATACAGTAGAACCTACAATTAATAGTTCATTACCCATAACCAAAGCTCTGCAAGGAACCAAATGTACATTTGGCATCATAGGATCTTCTATGTGACTAATTGCAGATACCGCATTTAATGTATTTAATAAGACCAAACTAGGTCTAATCATAATACTAGGATTACTATGAAAGGCCAACATTATTTTTTGACCTCCTGCTTGAATAAATTCCACAGGATGTGTTTCTACCCCATCTGTAGAATTCCCTAAAGACATCATCACATCCACCTGACTTCCATTAATTGCATCTCCAGTTAATTTGTTAATCTCATATTTGACGAAACCACTTGACATATTATTTCCAGCAACCAATAAATCAAGGGGAAAATCTTTAATCACCGGGAAATCTCCAATATTACCTGGAAAATCATGATGTCTGGATTTATAGGTATGCCCACTGGTCTTATCTACACCAAGCAACCAGTATCCATACTGATCCACCTGAGAAATATCCCAAAAATAATCGTCTCCTTCAGCAATACTATGAGACCAAATTCTATTTTCTGACCATATATTATTTGCTTCATATTGATTATCCCAATAGGCGCTATTGAATAACTTTACCATCCAACCATCTGCCATTCCATTGTTGGGTGTTGTTTTATTTGATGGTGGTAGACCTGCAGGGGAAAAAGATTGACCGCCAACCAAAATATGATCATCAAAAGTTTGAATTACATCGTTGTTGAAATCTGTTGCAGACCCGCCCAATGACTTTTGCCAACAAATTGATGCATTTGAATTCATTTTAAATACCCAGGTATCCATAACGCCAATTAATGGCATGCTTTTATTTCCGGTTTGGCCAGAAAATGAAGAACATGAAATTACATAGTTATTATCCGAAGTTTTAATAAAACTACCTAGTTGTTCATCACTATTACCTCCGATAACATCTTGTGGTAAAACTCCTCCGGAGGATGTCAGTTTTACTAACCAAATATCACTGGAACCATTGATATTGGATGGAATTTTATTTCCAGACATCCCAGGTGAATCTGAGGTACCTGCCACCCAAAAATCTCCACTAGGCATTTCAACAGCTATGGGGTTTTCATCAATATCATTCCCCCCATAAGTTCTATCCCAAAGTAGATTTAAATTTTGATCTAGCTTAATCACCCAATAATCTTCCAAACCATAAGCCCCGGAAGTTTTATAGCTGGCATTAGATCCAGATTGTGTTGTTCCGGTAATAACGAATTCATTATTACTGGTTAAAATAATCTTATGAGCGATATCATCTGCAGTTCCTCCGTACACTTTTTCATTTGTAACATTCCCAGAAAAATCTGTTTCTACCACCCAAATATCATATCCTCCTAAATTCGGGACTGTCTTATTATTTGTAGGAGAAATAAGCCCTGCAGGCGAATTAGATGAAATCACAAAAACATAACCTGTACTGGTCTCTACCATATCCGCCATGATTTCATTTCCTGATCCTCCGTAAGACCTTTGGATGACGGCACCTCCTGTTCTAGCCATCAATATAACCCATCCATCGCTGATACCTTTTAGAGGAATAGTTCTTCCACTCCCTCCAACTCCGCCAATACCACCGTATGAAGTTCCTCCTGCTACAATATTGGTAGTCGCAGAATAGGCAAAACTTAATTCATCATTTGCAGTGGAACCATAACACCTTTCCCATATAAATGCTGATCCAGAAGTTCCATCACCCTTAGAATCAGTTATACCAATCCAGTAATCGGATAATCCGTGATTCGGGGTGTTTTTCAATCCAGAACTAAAATTAGATGCTGATCTCATTCCCAATAGAATGTCATTGTTAGGCTCTTCGTTCAGAGATATTATCTCATCCATATTGGCAGCGCCAAATCCTCGTTGCCATTTAATGTCTGGAGTACCTTGTGCCCATGCTCCAGATGCACATGCCCATAAGCAGGCTGCGGTAAGTAAATGTTTTGTTCGGTTTTTCATAAAAATTAAATTTTAAGTTAATAATCCACCGAAAATTACTTTGTGCGCTAATTACAAATTGTTCAATTTATGTAGGCTGTAGGGTTTCTTTTGTGAGTCGTAGGTTTTATTTTATAAATGGTAATTTAGGTATAATTCTAAATCCGTTCTGGCTTATCCACCTCATACAAACCATTTCGAATCGCATATAAAACTATTCCCACAACACTATTTACTCCAATTTTAGTATATATGTTCTTTTTGTAAATCTCAACGGTCCTTCTGGTCACAGATAGTTTTTCTGCCATTTCTAAAGTTGTCAGCTCATTACAAATCATCTTAATAATCTCCAATTCTCGCTCTGAGAATTCATGTTCTGTTGCTTCTTTCTTTCCTGTTCTTAAGAAAAAATCGATCAGTTTTTTTGATTCCCGTTCTCCTAAGTAATACCCCGTTTCCAAAACCGATTTCACGGCTAACAAAAACTCTTCTCTACTAGCTCCTTTACTGACATATCCGCTCACCCCAATTTCAAATAGTTTCTTCACCAATCGAATGGATTCATCTATGGATATAACCAATATTTTTTGATCCGGATTTTGAGATAAAATAATTTCTGACGCTTCAATACCATTTAAATTAGGCATATACGTATCCATTATGACCAAATCTACCTGATGGTGCTCACAAAAATTAATAGCTTTTAAACCATCCCCCACAGTGCCGACCACCTGATATTCATCTGAATTACCATCAGTTAGAAACAACTTCAAACCCAGGCTAATCAACTCGTGATCTTCAACAATCAATACACTTTGGCTCATAAATATTCGTTTTCACGAATATACAATACTCCTTAAATAGAATATTCTATTTCGTAAAAACGCAAACATAAATTCTACGTTACTCCTATATGCTATTTCTTGGTGTTTGTCTTTTTAGCTCATTTTCCTTCCAGATTTTTTCTTGTAAGTCACCTTTTCGTTTTAATGAAATACCATAAAACACCAACCCCATAGGAATAATGACTATAAAACCATCGAATAAAGTCATGCTAAATAGTGTAATCCCGATTCCAATAAAAATCCACAAAATACCCATACCTTATTCTTTTGGTAATTCAAGGGATCTCCTTCTGACATATGTCCAGCCCTCGACATTTTCCTTTCAAAATGAGCAACTACCTCATCTTTATCTTCATCATAATCATTACAATTACCTTCAAAAGTGGCATGTTCACCGGTTAAACTGCACAATAATCCTTTTTTAATGTTTGGTTTTCTCTTGGTACATACCAGACAAAACTCTAAACGCTCTTCTCTTGTCATATTCTAGAGTTAATTTCAAAATAGTAATTAGAGTTAAAAAAGGTCTGAAAATATACATCAGACCTTTATTTATATTTTATTCTAAGCCGCTTCTATTTTAGCATCCGCCTTTTTCTTGGCGTCTTCTAAAATCTTATCTGATTTCTTTTGGGCTGCATCAATTAGTTTTTTACCCTGCGCATCTGCTTCTTTTTCCAGTTGTTTGGCTTTGGCATCTGCTTGTTTATTCAACTCCGCGGCACCTTTTTCAGCTGCAATCTTAGCAAATGGATTTGTGGCTTGTTTAATCAACTCTTTACCTTGTTTATCTGCTTCAGCTTTAAGCTGCGCTCCCAGTTTTTTCGCTTCCTGATTCAGTTCATCCGCTTTCTTTTTTGCCTCATCCATTAATTCTTTCTGCTGCTTACGGGCATCTTCCATAATCTTATCCGCTTCCTTTTGCGCATCTTTCTTCAGGTCTTTTTTCACCTCTTCTATTTTCTCTTTGGCAATCTCTTTCACCTGGTCTTTAACCTCATCCGAAGCTTCTCCTTTTCCAAATACCGGTTTGAACTTAGGATCATCCATTTTCCCGGTTACGGCTATAACTACAGGAATCGTCTCCGGCATTTTCGCATCTACCCCATTGCTTTTCAGAAATCCACTGACCTGACTCATTACGGCATCCGCTCCTGCACCCATTTCAGAGGTTTTGATCTTTGTATCAATTAAATAATTGATATCCTGATCCAATGTAGTATAACCGGAAATCTTCGCTTTTTGTGTTCCAATCTTCACATCAAAAGGCTCTACCTCCAGGACTCCATTTGTACACTTATACTTCAACGTTAAATCCTCAGCTTTTAATGGATTGTAATTTTTGGTTTTTGTGATACTGTTTAGTTTTTCCAGGTTATCACTTTTCAGCATCAAATCTTTGGTGGTAGAAACACCACTAAATGACAATTCATTTAAGATCGGTTCCAAATTCGCATCTAAAGTTCCGGTTGTATGAATTTCCGTACTAAATGTTCCCGAAGCTGTTTTCAAAATCGGAGCCAATTTATCTATGGTATTGAATGTATTCGCTACGGGACTAATCGCCCAGTCTTTAATACCCATATTAAAATCAAACGATGGCTTTTCCGGATGTGTTGTTGGATCAAATACCCCATCCATAGATGCAGTACCCTCAAACATTCTTAACCCTGCATCTTTAAAGATCACTTGCCCATCTCTGATGATAATCGACCCTTTTAAATCCTCAATCTTCATGCTATCATAAGCGATAAGCTTCATATAGGCATTCATCGTAAAATCAATATTGGTTGGAATTTCATAGGTCTCAGCAGCTGCTGTATCCATAACAGGAGCTTCAACGGCCTCAGTTTCTTCCACTACCTCTTCTTTAGCCACTTCTGTCTCCGCAACTTCTTCCTCTTCTGTCATCCATTCATCTACATCAAAATAATTGGAATTAAAGTCCAGAACACCAACTAAAGTGGACTCACTCATGTACCATGGAATAAAGTTTTCCAATGCACCAGTGGCATGTACATCTGATTTACCCACCATGGCATCAAATGCGGTTAAATCCACCTTATTCATATCAAAATTCATGGCGACATGCTCAATCTTCATAGGTACACCTCCGGTTCCATCATCATATTGAATACCCCATGCTTCGAATAAACCATGAGCTTCTACTTTATCGTATTGCTCATGATCGAGGCTATTCATGTCTGCCTTGAAATTCAAATCAGTTTTCATTTTTCCGGCATACTGTTCTTCCTCTTCTACTGGCATCATAGTTGGAATCGTAGCCAAATCAAAATCCATTTTAAAATTACCCGTCATTACCGGATTTGTCATAGAATTTTGAATCAACAAACGCATATCAAAATAGTTCTCAGCCAACTCTAAATGGGCTTTCTTTAAATCCACAACCAGTCTATCCATATCTCCTGCTGGTGAGTTGATATGTAAATCAATTCCAATATTCTCAGCTGTGGCAGGTAAATCAGGATATTTCACCATACCATTTTGTACTCCTAAATCAATCTTAAATGCCGGCATTAACTCTTCATAATACACACCTTTAAATTCAGCTCCAAAAGACATTTTTCCGGTTACTTTAACATCTTCATAGCCTTCGATATATGCATCTGGAATCAGAGAGAATAATTCTTTAAACGAATTATTTCTTGAAGACATTTTAATATCCATATCAATA
This genomic interval from bacterium SCSIO 12643 contains the following:
- a CDS encoding T9SS type A sorting domain-containing protein, which codes for MKKLYYFALALLLPLLGNAQKTLPYATGFETVQEQSEWTEFRVGPAKDPLYKWNFGSNQLNHSYPVGGSQLTNDWMVSPELSYTSGAIIDSIMFKAGGFGMPMGEDTIALYVLEGSNDPEQATSMTLLKLFTDSTYANDNTWRTFYNIPVSVNASNSFYLGIRYQTTSNWLDVSIDNISVSSTVGGVEIENTLNQVQVYPNPTSQYLNLDFDQNILIDQISIWDLNGREVKRYTANERSLNIEELNTGVYVLQLVMKDQIQTIQFEVK
- a CDS encoding response regulator transcription factor, which codes for MNKLKTIIVDDEIDAISLIQKYFQKYFKDDIEVIATFTQSTEAFSFISSQDQLDLVIFDIQMPEMDGLELIESFPNRNFEAVFITAHVDFSLEAFKSKALDYILKPINRKEFIQSMQTTIERVRQIKSKTDLGPDSKRFSIVHKGINTYINYSDLVYLQADGSYTKIQTTSEDYITSKNLKTTFSDLHYKNLLKVNRSFVINLDHVVGYSKSNDGHIVLSNQYEVGISRKLKKEVLQVLDQL
- a CDS encoding T9SS type A sorting domain-containing protein yields the protein MNSYFSRAITFSLVALFSANIQAQETEIPFLSNDPVNPSHFYYPNQGQIADDDGNLHPEVLFYTEMTSPSYYFHNNKVSFTTLRLDSINPDTSLRIDMEFYQGTPSINVNEAVDNPVPKNQKEEHLNYYLPHCSEGIEQVHGYERLVYEDAYPDIDVEFTSNISGLKARFIVQPSADPDDILLKFTGQDNITEHPNGDIEFLLSSWELKFKQAYAYQVSNGQPFLVNWTPLWVHDGNGIVSITTGSYNADLPLIIEMGGPDLASPSGLSGSSTPAHWGTYYGGEGIDENKDFDIDQVGNFYTLSNVKGSGASFPALDGVTYPNNLSFNIMISKFYPYEEREYATYIGGTEDDNGMAIAYQVVPDAEGNIYIGGYTLSDNLENGQSTSTFNQTKQQGLDGLLMKFEASLGLKLWVSYFGGNGSEFIMDMKASVEELYICGVTSSTNTGNCSGSAGMPMCNSLGNSFYQNSNQGGKEAFVAQFSAKPLQQIQLEWSTFLGGDQNDRAYSIAYKYNSATQENDIYLAGKTSTSQTTGSYTSPVSANSNGSFPLADPQGGAYFQSVLGATASTSVADGFLAKFNDQRQLVWSTFYGGDGDDQFSDIATNGNGVTVVGYTESSTDNSGTCTTNLNGDIPKCATSPTAYTASNQGMRDVLITQFNDAGVLHWSTCYGGTGQEAYYGFVNCVSDQEDNVYVTANSLPNPSSPSNMSTNDPGGVYYQFDNQHITESGNGSDNILLMFDEDNTRLWSTYYGGGCSGCTDDQGDEYVEALTVFNSEWIYFGGNTRSLNTPRHQSWAGAYYDDQQGSILSNTRVNDGYIAKVNVTDLALFLEELTQKGTIDYLEGYPNPAINNIQVQMPFTQSIEVELIIYNNGGQEIQRIATFTEGNRLNLDITSLKSGVYFMRIEPKNDPNTKKYVYSFIKQ
- a CDS encoding histidine kinase; its protein translation is MSAQILPVKHFGQEDGLSDEKCYDILQDSNGFIWLATNSGIIKYDGIEFKNFPFPQDTEEDAYRIVPYKDYFIITSADHGFYLLKNDSLFQPEYFTQLHKSKSKHRFTKREFTQDTYQNLWLTYHAQDTSIFKFTQITSNNQIQQIYIPADQNEIGYAKVFVNENIQFSSCQPQNKDGHNFTLIIEDQRTDTTFYVDLPNPQVIYDVKCNSKNLFAISQVRKLIFTNGLTTKVIDTKEFIQVDGLYFENDSTIWCAFRNAPTLRFIINNLKTLDYSITEYPELINITNYYLSKNQLWLTSGTLGFYQIASNNIQQIRTNTLVTDFTFFQDQLIYGDQHRIFKHHTTTPPDTILKVSSTIKKLYSTSQNIILSTNSSKIKINHPFIYHILFQGNREHFINYDSTLVFSKRTASRYHKTKDNILKTTSFGDYDQFVQINRNLFYALKGNELLQIFASNDSINNMDILAQDVYKIYTAQNGRVFYTTLNGDLYEIFEDQTLTLIIEQHPLFKGQIKQVVPYKDFLFFLLGNGMIRYDQKNQRHPLQYYFGSSKLYKGPFQKLKIHKDTLYWLADGQIFYSNNPFEKSSLPQFNTYLTENGSERKKESSIDKTFYENSILLHSSSFNYSKKPYIRQMMKIVSDRNEIVSPVYQNKIFLPDLDPGAHTILTYHQNIITSETSAPSKIVISIERPFWKEWWFWLIIACATIGPLVVFIRHRNIAKIEKLTLTHQLNQLHSQAISSQLNPHFIFNALGSIQFLINDEKTEKADDYLSTFAQLLRSVLENSTHDWYSFSKERKVLELYLSLENLRFKKDNKIEFVYGSGITEEHIMIPPLLLQVIVENSIIHGLQPLEQDGVIRIEIHNYDQGMIQISVLDNGIGFGNTPSQSKNKKSLGLAMIAERLEVISKMENTTCHMTYGIVDHPNTFNSFVKMTIPKKLSHE